The Chitinophagales bacterium genome has a segment encoding these proteins:
- a CDS encoding 30S ribosomal protein S12, whose amino-acid sequence MPTISQLVRKGRKQLKETSKSKALTSCPQRRGVCTRVYTTTPKKPNSALRKVAKVRLTNKYEIIAYIPGEGHNLQEHSIVMIRGGRVKDLPGVRYHIVRGALDTAGVNDRKKSRSKYGTKRPKPASK is encoded by the coding sequence ACTAAAAGAGACATCTAAGTCAAAAGCTTTGACTTCTTGTCCACAAAGAAGAGGTGTTTGTACAAGGGTTTACACTACTACACCTAAAAAACCAAACTCAGCACTTAGAAAAGTAGCTAAAGTAAGGTTAACTAACAAGTACGAAATCATTGCTTACATACCAGGCGAAGGTCATAACTTACAAGAACACTCTATCGTAATGATTCGTGGAGGAAGGGTTAAAGATTTACCAGGGGTAAGATACCACATCGTTAGAGGTGCTTTAGATACAGCTGGAGTAAACGACAGAAAGAAAAGTAGATCTAAATACGGTACTAAAAGACCCAAACCAGCTTCAAAATAA